In Deltaproteobacteria bacterium, the DNA window TTCCATTTGCCTGCCTCTCACAGGCAAATGGAAAATCTCTAACTTAGCGTACTCGGCGTCTCGAACGAGTCCTGTTTTTATTAAGACGAGTGGGCGGTGAAATTGTTTTTTATAGTGCAACCTATTTTATGTTCTCGGTAGTAATTCTATACCTTCTCTATCCCATACCCCAATCCCACTATCACCTTCAATGTCTCCATGGCCGTCATCCGGTCGTATTCTTTCTCCGACTCGAGCAGGTCAGCGTAGGGGATAAGGTCCGGGTGTTTCTTGGTTTTATCGTCTCTCTCCGGCCCCCAGGTCCAGCCTTCACTCATCCGCTGTTTTGACCAGATCTCATGAGTATTCTCGGCCAGGTGTTCCGTCAGTTCCACGAGGTCGTTGGTAAGGGTGACTTTTGATGTGTCAATGGGTTTCGGTGTGTATGCATTCATAAGTCCTCTTTTCTCTGTCCACCCGTATTCTTCACTTCTCGATAAAGACAATCTTCATTCCCGCCTCACGGGCGAAATCAGGATAATGCCGGATCGTGTCACGGTCCTTGCCCTTATCTTTATCGCTTAATTTCGAGAACGGGATCAAACAGTCATGTTGCTTCTTCTCGTCATCTCGCTTAGGATTGTAGCACCACCCCTTTTCAAGATGCCAGATCATCCAACCCTCATGCTCAGCTTCCGCCAGGGCCAAGAGATAGTATTCCA includes these proteins:
- a CDS encoding Ryanodine receptor Ryr — its product is MNAYTPKPIDTSKVTLTNDLVELTEHLAENTHEIWSKQRMSEGWTWGPERDDKTKKHPDLIPYADLLESEKEYDRMTAMETLKVIVGLGYGIEKV